In Nostoc sp. CENA543, a single genomic region encodes these proteins:
- a CDS encoding FIST signal transduction protein — MLKVVLGHSDDPDSQAAIEEVLAKCVHDLSDLTDIPPQAAMLFAAIDFDHALILQKISAVFPGIDLIGCTTDGEMSSILGFQQDSVTLMLFCSDTVEIHAGLGCGVKANPLNAAQEAVQKAKEKSDKPAQLCIPLPASYLADGSTTNGGLILEGLKSALGSDIPIVGGAAGDQFRFKTTYQFFQTEVLTDSLPILIFAGDILFSYGTACGWEPMGRRSVITKSQGTVLYEIDGVSALEFYQRYLGDRTPTAENPLAVYEGDSDRYYMRVPNTFDLQTGSINFLGDVPEQSIVQMTDFNREEILCSVKSSLQTALARYPGTEPDAILLFSCCCRRWLLGTKAKEEYQMIKTELKKDIPICGFYTYGEFAPLESQGSTYYHQETFVTLLLGTK, encoded by the coding sequence ATGCTGAAAGTTGTTCTTGGACATAGTGATGATCCTGATAGTCAAGCCGCTATTGAAGAAGTTTTAGCAAAATGCGTCCATGATTTAAGTGATTTAACAGATATTCCACCGCAGGCTGCTATGTTGTTTGCAGCTATTGATTTTGATCATGCTTTAATCTTGCAAAAAATCTCCGCAGTATTTCCTGGAATAGACTTAATTGGTTGTACTACAGATGGGGAAATGTCGTCAATTTTAGGGTTTCAACAAGATTCTGTAACACTGATGCTGTTTTGTTCTGATACTGTAGAAATTCATGCAGGTTTGGGATGTGGAGTGAAAGCCAATCCTTTAAATGCTGCTCAGGAAGCAGTTCAAAAAGCCAAAGAAAAATCTGATAAACCTGCTCAGTTATGTATACCATTACCGGCTAGCTATCTAGCAGATGGTTCTACTACTAATGGGGGATTAATTCTAGAGGGGTTAAAGTCGGCTTTAGGTTCTGATATACCCATTGTAGGTGGTGCGGCTGGCGATCAATTTAGATTTAAGACTACCTATCAATTTTTTCAAACCGAAGTATTGACTGACTCCTTACCTATTCTAATTTTTGCTGGAGATATTCTATTTTCCTACGGAACTGCTTGTGGTTGGGAACCAATGGGACGCAGGAGTGTTATAACCAAATCGCAAGGAACAGTTTTGTACGAAATTGATGGAGTATCAGCACTAGAATTTTATCAGCGATATTTAGGCGATCGCACACCAACCGCAGAAAACCCTTTAGCAGTGTATGAGGGAGATAGCGATCGCTATTATATGCGCGTTCCTAATACTTTTGATTTGCAAACTGGTAGCATCAACTTTTTAGGGGATGTTCCAGAACAATCCATTGTGCAAATGACAGATTTTAATCGGGAAGAAATTCTTTGTTCTGTGAAAAGTTCACTTCAGACTGCGCTTGCACGTTATCCTGGTACAGAACCCGATGCCATTTTACTTTTTTCCTGCTGTTGTCGCCGTTGGCTTTTAGGGACAAAAGCTAAAGAAGAATATCAAATGATTAAAACCGAACTTAAAAAAGATATACCTATTTGTGGGTTCTATACCTATGGTGAATTTGCTCCCCTAGAATCACAGGGTTCAACTTACTATCATCAAGAAACCTTTGTCACCCTACTGCTAGGTACAAAATGA
- a CDS encoding sensor histidine kinase, with protein MESIENESRIQELEKTVRILQKKLQRSEADREQLENASEVREAVLKNVIRDLETSQIALESRTQELEKTLINLKALQLKLVESEKMSALGVLVAGVAHEINNPVSFIYGNLNYANNYIHDLLDLVDLYQQNYTEPVAVIKNKIQAIELDFIKTDSAKLFQSMMVGAERICEIVKSLRTFSRLDEADFKTVDIHEGIDSTLVILNNRLKPSPHNLQGVKIIRHYGKLPLIECYPGQLNQVFMNIIANSIDALEEKVIKNLASDVQCIQTPQIEIFTQVIDDNWAEIIIADNGGGIDEEVKAKLFDPFFTTKDVGKGTGLGLSISYRIIIELHGGKLECCSKPGIGAKFIIQIPIRQSR; from the coding sequence ATGGAATCTATAGAAAATGAAAGCAGAATTCAAGAACTCGAAAAAACAGTTCGGATTTTGCAAAAGAAACTACAACGTTCGGAAGCTGATCGGGAACAGCTAGAAAATGCTAGTGAAGTCAGAGAAGCAGTGCTTAAAAATGTGATTCGGGATTTAGAAACCTCACAAATAGCTCTAGAAAGTCGAACTCAAGAACTAGAAAAAACTTTAATCAATCTCAAAGCTCTGCAACTTAAATTAGTAGAATCTGAGAAAATGTCTGCTCTCGGAGTTTTAGTTGCAGGTGTTGCTCATGAAATTAATAATCCTGTCAGTTTTATTTATGGGAACTTGAATTATGCTAATAATTATATTCACGATTTACTAGATTTAGTTGATCTTTACCAGCAAAATTATACTGAACCTGTAGCTGTAATTAAAAATAAAATTCAAGCAATTGAATTGGATTTTATCAAGACAGACTCGGCTAAATTATTTCAATCAATGATGGTAGGTGCAGAGCGTATCTGTGAGATAGTTAAATCTCTCAGAACATTTTCTCGTCTAGATGAAGCTGATTTTAAAACTGTTGATATTCACGAAGGTATTGATAGCACTTTAGTAATTTTAAACAACCGTCTCAAGCCATCTCCTCATAATTTACAAGGCGTTAAAATTATCCGTCATTATGGAAAACTACCATTAATCGAATGTTACCCAGGACAGCTTAATCAAGTATTTATGAATATTATTGCTAATTCTATTGATGCGTTAGAAGAGAAAGTAATTAAAAATCTAGCAAGTGATGTGCAGTGTATACAAACTCCTCAAATTGAGATTTTTACGCAAGTCATTGATGATAATTGGGCGGAAATTATTATTGCTGATAATGGAGGAGGAATTGATGAGGAAGTGAAAGCTAAATTATTTGATCCATTTTTCACAACTAAAGATGTCGGTAAAGGTACAGGCTTAGGTTTATCAATTAGCTACAGAATTATTATTGAATTGCACGGTGGTAAATTGGAATGTTGCTCTAAACCAGGAATAGGGGCAAAATTTATCATTCAAATTCCTATTCGACAATCTAGATAA
- a CDS encoding sugar ABC transporter substrate-binding protein — protein sequence MMQLRKFPKLVAFIMLGLLTSWIVSCSDGKVNTNNQPAASGTAKIEFWTMQLQPKFTNYFQSLIANFESQNPGIKVNWVDVPWAAMENKILTAVSAKTPPDVVNLNPDFASQLAGRNAWLDLDTKVPTEAHSAYLPNIWKASTLNGKSFGLPWYLTTRLTIYNTDLLKQAGINQPPNTYAQLAQQAQQIKDKTGKYAFFATFVPQDSAEVLQSLVQMGVTLVDAEGKAAFNTPQGKAAFQYWVDLYKKGLLPKEALTQGHRHAIDLYQSGETAFLASGPEFLQNIATNAPKIAQASAIAPQLTGDTGKKNVAVMNIVIPRETKQPDAAVKFALFVTNNENQLAFAKAANVLPSTTKALADSYFKDVPANASTVEQARVVSAQQLQQAEILTPPLKDIKKLQKAIYENLQAAMLGEKTVDQAVADAAKEWDNR from the coding sequence ATGATGCAATTACGAAAATTCCCAAAGCTAGTCGCTTTCATCATGTTAGGTTTACTGACTAGTTGGATTGTCAGTTGCAGCGATGGCAAAGTTAATACCAATAATCAACCAGCTGCCTCTGGAACAGCCAAGATTGAGTTTTGGACAATGCAACTCCAACCGAAATTTACAAACTACTTCCAAAGCTTAATTGCCAACTTTGAGTCACAAAATCCCGGTATAAAGGTAAACTGGGTTGATGTGCCTTGGGCAGCGATGGAGAACAAAATTTTAACAGCTGTCTCCGCAAAAACGCCACCTGATGTTGTTAACCTCAATCCTGATTTTGCTTCTCAATTAGCGGGTCGAAATGCTTGGCTAGATTTAGACACAAAAGTACCAACAGAAGCCCATTCCGCCTATCTACCGAATATTTGGAAAGCTAGTACACTTAACGGCAAAAGCTTTGGTCTTCCTTGGTATCTCACCACAAGGCTGACTATTTATAACACTGATCTCTTAAAACAAGCAGGTATTAATCAACCACCCAACACTTACGCGCAATTAGCACAACAAGCACAACAAATTAAAGACAAAACGGGTAAATACGCTTTTTTTGCAACTTTTGTTCCCCAGGATTCCGCAGAAGTGCTGCAATCATTGGTGCAGATGGGAGTGACTTTAGTGGATGCAGAAGGTAAAGCCGCTTTTAATACACCTCAAGGTAAAGCAGCGTTTCAGTATTGGGTAGACCTGTATAAAAAAGGGTTATTACCGAAAGAAGCACTAACTCAAGGACATCGCCACGCGATTGATTTATATCAATCTGGTGAAACAGCATTTTTAGCTTCGGGTCCTGAATTTCTCCAAAATATTGCTACCAATGCGCCGAAAATCGCTCAAGCTTCTGCGATCGCACCTCAATTAACCGGTGATACAGGTAAGAAAAATGTAGCAGTGATGAATATCGTCATTCCCCGTGAAACAAAACAACCTGATGCGGCGGTAAAATTTGCTTTATTTGTCACCAATAATGAGAATCAGCTAGCCTTTGCCAAAGCCGCAAATGTTCTTCCATCCACAACCAAAGCTTTAGCTGATAGTTACTTTAAAGATGTTCCTGCTAATGCTTCTACAGTCGAACAAGCTAGAGTAGTTAGCGCACAACAACTACAACAAGCAGAAATTTTAACTCCTCCATTAAAAGATATTAAAAAGCTGCAAAAGGCAATTTATGAAAACCTACAAGCAGCAATGTTAGGAGAAAAAACTGTAGATCAAGCAGTTGCAGATGCAGCTAAGGAATGGGATAACCGGTAG
- the pilM gene encoding type IV pilus assembly protein PilM, producing MVKSFSSLFGKSHRGVGVEIAPERVNVVQLRKQRQGLKLESLTSVPVPEGIVTDGQITDPPAMAQLIQQALAESKIKTSRVSTGVPGRDSVVRIIPVPAELDDKELRDMVLNHEAALYLPYPREEADVDYQKLGYFVDEDGIEKVQVLLVATRKEVTDTYISTFEQAGLQINVLEINSFALIRTIRDRHLRELSPQEAAVLVDIEFDSTEIAIIVNGIPQFSRTVPIGTYQMQMALARAMSLPTSRDMELLYEMTIPVTPVDADKTGVTETNPGMAGVLRILGELTDELRRSIDFYLNQSENIEVAQIFLAGPGGGLQHLDEFFTQRLSIPTTQVDPIGSLSLQVDEQKYPAQQRSGLGIILGLGLREV from the coding sequence GTGGTGAAAAGTTTCAGTAGTCTGTTTGGCAAATCTCATAGAGGGGTAGGTGTGGAAATCGCACCAGAACGAGTCAATGTAGTGCAACTACGCAAGCAGCGTCAAGGCTTGAAACTCGAATCTTTAACATCAGTACCAGTTCCAGAAGGAATCGTCACTGATGGTCAAATTACTGATCCCCCAGCTATGGCGCAACTCATTCAGCAAGCTTTAGCTGAAAGTAAAATCAAGACTTCTCGTGTATCCACCGGCGTACCAGGACGTGATTCGGTTGTACGAATTATTCCTGTGCCGGCAGAGTTAGACGATAAAGAACTCCGAGATATGGTGCTAAACCATGAAGCAGCCTTGTATTTACCCTATCCTCGTGAGGAAGCTGATGTAGATTATCAAAAACTTGGGTACTTTGTAGATGAAGACGGCATCGAAAAAGTACAAGTGCTGCTAGTTGCTACCCGCAAGGAGGTGACAGATACATATATTAGTACCTTTGAGCAAGCAGGATTGCAAATTAATGTTTTAGAGATTAACAGTTTTGCACTAATTCGGACAATCCGCGATCGCCATTTACGAGAACTCAGTCCCCAAGAAGCAGCTGTCTTAGTTGATATCGAATTTGACAGCACGGAAATAGCCATTATCGTCAACGGTATCCCCCAATTTTCTCGGACTGTACCCATAGGTACCTACCAAATGCAAATGGCTTTAGCTAGAGCCATGAGTCTACCAACATCACGGGATATGGAACTTTTGTATGAAATGACGATTCCTGTCACGCCTGTAGATGCTGATAAAACAGGAGTCACAGAAACTAATCCGGGAATGGCTGGTGTATTGCGAATCTTAGGAGAACTCACAGATGAGCTACGCCGTTCCATAGATTTCTACCTCAATCAAAGTGAAAACATAGAGGTAGCACAAATTTTCTTAGCAGGGCCTGGGGGCGGACTCCAACACTTAGATGAATTCTTTACCCAAAGACTCAGCATACCTACTACCCAAGTAGATCCAATTGGGTCTTTGTCCTTACAAGTCGATGAACAAAAATATCCTGCTCAACAGCGTTCGGGTTTAGGAATTATCTTGGGTTTAGGACTGCGGGAGGTGTAA
- a CDS encoding PilN domain-containing protein, producing the protein MYSLDINFLKDRPAYQPKSDKSPGVKLPSGNLTPVYLGVTVGVGLPVLVGIGLWLVQGKTSEIEQSIAQLEEQSKKLDAEIANINQIKAQADAVKAETQSLVTVFDQIRPWSAMLEDVRDRIPPTVQIENIKQIPPLAAVEGQPPPNPAGGIEITGLARSFDNVNDFLLSLQQSRFLKSSESRITTATLVDAPVTATTTKSGVVIKPPQVVRYTIQSRLSDVPASELIRELEQKGTVGLVSRIRSMQKTGVITR; encoded by the coding sequence ATGTACAGTTTAGATATTAACTTTCTCAAAGACCGACCAGCCTACCAACCCAAATCTGATAAAAGTCCGGGAGTAAAACTACCATCAGGGAATCTTACCCCGGTATATCTAGGGGTAACTGTAGGTGTAGGTTTACCAGTGTTGGTAGGAATTGGGTTATGGCTCGTGCAAGGTAAAACGAGTGAAATAGAGCAGTCAATTGCTCAACTTGAAGAACAAAGCAAAAAATTAGACGCAGAAATCGCCAACATCAACCAAATTAAAGCACAAGCGGATGCCGTCAAAGCAGAGACTCAAAGTTTAGTCACCGTATTTGACCAAATTCGACCTTGGTCAGCCATGTTAGAAGATGTGCGCGATCGCATTCCTCCAACCGTACAAATTGAAAATATTAAGCAAATTCCACCTCTAGCAGCAGTAGAAGGACAACCACCACCTAACCCCGCCGGAGGCATAGAAATCACCGGACTAGCTCGCTCTTTCGATAATGTCAACGACTTCTTATTAAGTCTGCAACAGTCGCGGTTCTTAAAATCTTCCGAAAGCAGAATTACCACCGCCACTTTAGTAGATGCACCAGTCACAGCCACTACTACTAAAAGTGGTGTAGTCATCAAACCACCCCAAGTAGTTAGATATACAATTCAATCTCGTCTTAGTGATGTTCCTGCTTCAGAATTGATTCGGGAACTAGAGCAGAAAGGCACGGTGGGACTAGTCTCCCGCATTCGTAGTATGCAAAAAACAGGAGTCATTACACGATGA
- a CDS encoding pilus assembly protein PilO: MTLSEDLNFAENAADLESGAPSYPVVFNITFTPKVIGILVAVVGLAGAIYMLLNILMPAWEAYQQKQAQSNDLQGQIQQKQATVKQIGKIKEELDQAKKQKQQVLALFSDEKTLDTLLLDLNRLVESGSSANSLNTVKAKLQKFVPATEKPEIVNDGSLGVAVNGRLKRSSVNVEIIGTYEQTQSIIRNIERLQPLLIVKDYQSALANIQATDNFGKPVRRIGPAPITTSFQLQALMPLSSEELTAEAAKAAPKK, translated from the coding sequence ATGACGCTGAGTGAAGATTTAAATTTTGCCGAAAACGCCGCAGATTTAGAATCAGGCGCACCATCCTATCCTGTGGTGTTTAATATCACTTTTACACCCAAAGTCATCGGTATTTTGGTGGCAGTCGTAGGTCTAGCAGGAGCTATCTATATGCTGCTGAATATACTCATGCCAGCTTGGGAAGCCTATCAGCAAAAGCAAGCACAAAGCAACGACCTCCAAGGGCAAATTCAGCAAAAGCAAGCTACTGTCAAACAAATTGGCAAAATCAAAGAAGAGTTAGACCAAGCAAAAAAACAAAAGCAACAGGTTTTAGCTTTATTCTCTGACGAAAAAACCCTAGACACCCTACTATTGGATCTCAACCGTTTAGTAGAATCTGGTAGCTCTGCAAATTCCCTAAACACCGTCAAAGCCAAACTCCAAAAGTTTGTCCCAGCCACAGAAAAACCCGAAATTGTTAATGATGGTTCATTAGGAGTTGCAGTTAACGGCAGACTCAAACGTAGTAGCGTTAACGTCGAAATTATTGGTACATACGAACAGACACAATCAATTATTCGTAATATCGAACGTCTACAACCATTACTAATAGTTAAAGACTATCAATCAGCATTAGCCAACATCCAAGCTACAGATAACTTCGGTAAACCTGTGCGGAGGATAGGGCCTGCACCAATTACGACATCTTTTCAATTACAAGCATTAATGCCCCTGAGTTCAGAAGAACTTACTGCGGAGGCGGCTAAAGCTGCACCTAAGAAGTAA
- a CDS encoding four helix bundle protein, translated as MGKEPIKSHEDLEVYKMAFDVAMRIFDLSKKFPAAEKYSLTDQIRRSSRSVCANLAEAWRKRRYEAAFIAKLNDCESEAAETQTWLKFAVKCDYLNVEIGRELYGTYNRVLGMLVTIIKNPSPWLIKH; from the coding sequence ATGGGAAAAGAACCAATTAAAAGTCATGAAGATTTGGAAGTATACAAGATGGCCTTTGATGTCGCCATGAGAATTTTTGATCTGTCAAAGAAGTTTCCTGCTGCGGAAAAGTATTCATTGACTGATCAAATTCGTCGTTCGTCTCGCTCTGTTTGTGCAAATCTTGCAGAAGCATGGAGAAAGCGACGTTATGAGGCTGCTTTTATTGCTAAATTGAACGATTGCGAATCAGAAGCCGCAGAGACTCAAACTTGGCTTAAATTCGCAGTTAAATGCGATTATCTCAATGTTGAAATAGGCAGAGAACTGTATGGAACTTATAACCGAGTTCTAGGCATGTTAGTCACCATCATCAAAAATCCATCCCCTTGGCTCATAAAACACTAA
- a CDS encoding type IV pilus secretin family protein — MKQLHGNNFILGAAALLFLAAQPVSAQITQVNEVKLAPVNGGVSVTLKTSAGSRPQVFTTKRGNTLVSDVINTQLRLKQGNNFRQEKPAPGIASVEVVQLDANSIRVIVTGDNDAPSGQPVVRKSDGITLSYTPSTGTTASVPITTTPPPATATPGATPAQPGAVPNVLVPNPEITIDGRPAQPAGVGQPVSQAPPLLPRAVPPPVGDIAVAVTDASPSTIDLGSQERVPRLVLRDAPVREVLSLLARAANLNLAYIGGEGSKDGQAIQQTISLDIENEPVQDVFNYVLRLSGLEANRSNRTIFVGPKLPNSTRDVVMRSLRLNQVSVGVALNFLVGLGAETAVSRERQVTNVSAVPVGTGVAPVTQTQTTTETRVETQRINYTDSTPLLRGLQALGDERTNALTLIGPPKLVEMAMTQLTQLDIRRRQAVVNVKIIDVNLTGNQDYSASFSFGIGNNYFSVDGGAASLNFGGSRPATSTEARNSVTSTPTTTNPVSDAGVFFNPVRGAASTNPLEPGITEITPATPPTTTFENIPIEIDPTTGQTTRFQLVPRTTPGTPEKLTYSLPTIYQFPKRLLASLQAQVTNGNAKILTDPTLIVQEGQTANVKLTQEVVGNIKSETTRGDGTSTQTVTAEKTDVGLTLAVKLDRIDDNGFVSLSVAPVVKAPQSSAVLNVSGNSQTIFLVSERSLNSGLIRLRDGQTLILSGIIQDQDRTSVSKIPILGDIPLIGSLFRSTNRTNERREVIVLLTPQIMDDSENSAYGYNYTPSPQVRQVLERRGLRTPKR, encoded by the coding sequence GTGAAACAGCTTCACGGTAATAATTTTATTTTGGGTGCTGCTGCTTTATTATTTCTGGCGGCACAACCAGTATCAGCACAAATTACACAAGTTAATGAAGTCAAATTAGCTCCTGTTAATGGCGGAGTAAGCGTGACTTTAAAAACCTCTGCTGGCTCTCGTCCCCAAGTTTTTACGACGAAACGAGGTAATACCTTAGTTTCCGATGTCATCAACACCCAGTTGCGTTTAAAGCAAGGCAATAATTTTCGCCAAGAAAAACCAGCTCCTGGAATTGCCTCTGTTGAAGTTGTCCAGCTTGATGCTAATAGTATTCGGGTAATAGTCACTGGCGATAATGATGCACCTAGTGGTCAACCTGTAGTCAGAAAGTCTGACGGTATTACCCTCAGCTACACCCCATCAACCGGGACTACAGCATCAGTGCCAATTACCACAACACCACCTCCAGCTACCGCAACCCCCGGAGCTACTCCTGCTCAACCAGGTGCAGTCCCCAATGTACTTGTCCCCAACCCAGAAATCACCATTGATGGTAGGCCAGCACAACCAGCAGGCGTGGGTCAACCTGTTAGCCAAGCACCACCATTATTACCCAGAGCCGTCCCCCCACCAGTGGGAGACATTGCTGTTGCCGTTACAGATGCTTCTCCTAGCACTATAGATTTAGGCTCACAAGAACGTGTGCCGCGTTTAGTGTTGCGGGATGCACCAGTCCGTGAAGTGTTATCATTGCTGGCGCGTGCGGCTAATCTCAACTTGGCTTATATCGGCGGAGAAGGCAGTAAAGATGGCCAAGCAATTCAGCAAACCATCTCTCTAGATATAGAAAACGAACCTGTGCAGGATGTATTTAACTATGTCTTGCGCCTGAGTGGTTTAGAAGCTAACCGCAGCAACAGAACAATTTTTGTAGGGCCAAAACTGCCTAACTCCACTCGTGACGTAGTTATGCGGAGTTTGCGACTTAATCAAGTCAGTGTGGGAGTGGCTTTAAATTTTCTGGTGGGCTTAGGTGCAGAAACAGCTGTCAGCCGGGAACGTCAAGTAACTAACGTTAGTGCAGTACCAGTAGGAACTGGCGTTGCACCCGTAACCCAAACCCAGACTACTACAGAAACTAGAGTAGAAACTCAACGAATTAACTATACAGATTCGACTCCACTACTGCGGGGTTTACAGGCTTTAGGGGATGAGCGTACCAATGCTTTGACATTAATTGGCCCTCCTAAGTTAGTTGAGATGGCGATGACTCAATTAACTCAACTCGATATTCGCCGTCGTCAGGCGGTCGTTAATGTCAAAATTATCGATGTTAACCTCACAGGAAACCAGGACTACAGCGCGAGTTTTTCCTTTGGTATTGGGAATAACTACTTCTCTGTGGATGGTGGTGCAGCATCTCTCAATTTTGGTGGTTCTAGGCCAGCTACTAGCACGGAAGCGAGGAATAGTGTCACTAGTACACCTACAACCACTAATCCAGTATCCGATGCGGGTGTGTTTTTCAATCCGGTTAGAGGTGCTGCTAGCACTAATCCGTTAGAGCCGGGTATTACAGAAATTACTCCAGCTACTCCTCCAACAACAACTTTTGAAAATATACCTATCGAAATTGATCCTACTACTGGTCAGACAACAAGATTTCAACTCGTACCGAGGACAACTCCGGGAACTCCTGAGAAACTGACTTATTCTCTTCCTACCATATACCAGTTTCCCAAGCGTCTTCTTGCTAGTTTGCAGGCTCAAGTAACAAATGGTAATGCCAAGATTTTGACTGACCCAACTTTAATTGTGCAGGAAGGTCAAACTGCTAATGTCAAACTCACTCAAGAAGTGGTGGGCAATATTAAGAGTGAAACCACCCGTGGTGATGGAACTTCTACCCAAACAGTGACTGCTGAGAAAACCGACGTGGGTTTAACTTTAGCTGTGAAACTTGATCGAATTGACGACAATGGCTTTGTTTCTTTATCAGTTGCTCCAGTTGTCAAAGCACCGCAATCTTCAGCTGTACTCAATGTTTCCGGTAATAGCCAAACAATTTTCTTGGTATCTGAACGTTCTTTGAATTCTGGTTTGATTCGTCTGCGAGATGGTCAAACGCTAATTCTCTCAGGTATTATTCAAGACCAAGACCGGACAAGTGTGTCTAAAATCCCTATCTTGGGTGACATTCCTCTGATTGGTTCACTCTTTAGAAGTACAAACAGAACCAACGAACGTCGAGAAGTGATTGTACTTCTCACACCGCAAATTATGGATGATTCAGAAAACTCGGCTTACGGTTATAACTACACACCTAGTCCACAGGTGCGCCAAGTTCTGGAACGTCGGGGTTTACGCACACCTAAGCGATAA
- a CDS encoding Uma2 family endonuclease has protein sequence MVAITHPAETRSLLHNISWQTFKTMLLEMGTERSSRLAYDNGIVEIMSPLMPHENSNRLIEVFVGVLCEEFGLEIKRSGSLTLMRDDLERGAEPDSSYYIQNEALVRNKENIDLATDPPPDLVLEVEYSRSAIDKLKLYAAMGVPEFWRYNGTTLRIYQLTDGQYSEVPMSMIFAPVPVREIPQFISAAKQNGEVSTTRAFRAWVKEKLASQS, from the coding sequence ATGGTGGCGATAACACACCCAGCAGAAACTAGAAGTTTACTTCACAACATCAGCTGGCAAACTTTTAAAACTATGCTCCTGGAGATGGGTACAGAGCGCAGTTCCCGACTGGCTTACGACAATGGAATAGTAGAAATTATGTCCCCACTGATGCCACACGAAAACTCTAACCGTCTCATAGAGGTATTTGTCGGTGTCCTATGTGAAGAATTTGGTTTAGAAATTAAACGTTCTGGTTCTTTGACTTTAATGCGGGATGATTTAGAACGGGGAGCAGAGCCAGATAGTAGCTACTATATCCAAAATGAAGCTTTAGTGAGAAATAAAGAAAATATTGACCTAGCAACTGACCCACCGCCTGATTTGGTGCTAGAGGTGGAATATTCCCGTTCTGCAATAGACAAATTGAAACTGTATGCAGCGATGGGAGTTCCTGAGTTTTGGCGTTATAACGGCACTACATTAAGAATTTATCAACTTACAGACGGACAATATTCAGAAGTGCCAATGAGTATGATTTTTGCACCTGTCCCAGTGAGGGAGATTCCCCAATTTATTTCAGCAGCTAAACAAAATGGGGAAGTTTCTACTACTCGTGCTTTTCGTGCTTGGGTAAAAGAGAAACTTGCATCCCAGTCTTAG
- a CDS encoding Mrp/NBP35 family ATP-binding protein: MYDVLDSQSVLEVLRPVQDPELRKSLVELNMIRNVKIEGGKVSFTLVLTTPACPLREFIVEDCEKAVKKLPGVTDVSVEVTAETPQQKSLPDRNGVPGVKNIIAVSSGKGGVGKSTVAVNVAVALAQTGAKVGLLDADIYGPNDPTMLGLADAQIVVRSTEKGEVLEPAFNHGVKLVSMGFLIDRDQPVIWRGPMLNGVIRQFLYQVQWGELDYLIVDMPPGTGDAQLTLTQSVPMSGAVIVTTPQTVALLDSRKGLRMFQQMNVPVLGMIENMSYFIPPDMPDKQYDIFGSGGGSKTAAELGVPLLGCVPLEISTRIGGDNGVPIVVADPDSASAKALKAIALNIAGKVSVAALT, from the coding sequence ATGTACGATGTCCTCGATTCCCAATCTGTTTTAGAAGTGTTGCGACCAGTACAAGACCCTGAACTACGTAAGAGTCTTGTAGAACTCAACATGATTCGCAACGTCAAAATTGAAGGTGGTAAAGTCAGCTTTACTTTGGTTTTAACAACTCCCGCTTGTCCCTTAAGGGAATTTATCGTGGAAGACTGTGAAAAAGCTGTGAAAAAGCTACCTGGGGTAACGGATGTCAGTGTCGAGGTCACAGCAGAAACACCACAACAAAAAAGCTTACCTGATCGCAATGGTGTTCCAGGGGTGAAAAATATCATTGCTGTTTCTAGTGGTAAGGGTGGTGTCGGTAAAAGTACGGTGGCGGTGAATGTCGCTGTCGCATTAGCTCAAACAGGGGCAAAAGTCGGTTTATTAGACGCGGATATTTACGGGCCAAATGATCCCACCATGTTAGGTCTAGCGGACGCGCAAATTGTGGTGCGTTCTACAGAAAAAGGTGAAGTTTTAGAACCAGCATTTAATCATGGTGTCAAATTAGTTTCAATGGGCTTTCTCATTGACCGAGATCAGCCAGTGATTTGGCGTGGGCCTATGCTCAATGGTGTGATTCGCCAGTTTCTCTATCAAGTGCAATGGGGCGAACTCGACTATTTAATTGTGGATATGCCACCAGGAACTGGTGATGCTCAGTTAACTTTAACTCAGTCTGTACCGATGTCTGGGGCTGTGATTGTCACCACACCGCAAACTGTAGCACTGTTAGATTCTCGTAAAGGTTTGCGGATGTTCCAGCAAATGAACGTGCCGGTATTGGGAATGATAGAAAACATGAGTTATTTCATTCCTCCTGATATGCCAGATAAACAGTACGATATATTCGGTTCTGGTGGTGGTTCTAAAACCGCAGCCGAATTAGGAGTTCCCTTATTAGGCTGTGTTCCCCTAGAGATTTCTACTAGAATTGGTGGTGATAATGGCGTACCGATAGTTGTCGCTGATCCAGATTCAGCCTCAGCCAAAGCTTTAAAAGCGATCGCCTTAAATATCGCCGGTAAAGTTTCTGTCGCTGCTCTCACATAG